From the genome of Gracilinanus agilis isolate LMUSP501 chromosome 2, AgileGrace, whole genome shotgun sequence, one region includes:
- the PAPOLG gene encoding poly(A) polymerase gamma — MKEMSASAVLETQRQKHYGITSPISLAPPKEVDHIYTQKLIEAMKPFGVFEDEEELNHRLVVLGKLNNLVKEWISELSESKNLPPSVVANVGGKIFTFGSYRLGVHTKGADIDALCVAPRHVERSDFFQSFFEKLKHQDGIRNLRAIEDAYVPVVKFEFDGIEIDLVFARLAIQTVSDNLDLRDDSRLRSLDIRCIRSLNGCRVTDEILHLVPNKETFRLTLRAVKLWAKRRGIYSNMLGFLGGVSWAMLVARTCQLYPNAAASTLVHKFFLVFSKWEWPNPVLLKQPEDSNLNLPVWDPRVNPSDRYHLMPIITPAYPQQNSTYNVSTSTRTVMVEEFKQGLAVTNEILQGKSDWSKLLEPPNFFQKYRHYIVLTASASTEENHLEWVGLVESKIRVLVGNLERNEFITLAHVNPQSFPGNKEHYKESDYVSMWFLGIIFRRVENAESVNIDLTYDIQSFTDTVYRQANNINMLKEGMKIEATHVKKKQLHHYLPAEIFQKKKKQSLQDINRSASGLQSKRSSLDGNCLDSSRDTDNGTPFNSPVLLNKHSKPESPPVVEMESSCAEPDEMAPATIAEKPLDVVPSPPIQGLSIPVIGSKIDSTIKAISPPAICTIPTVVGRNVIPRIITSHNLVQGQQHQNGMLSVTSKSAISKRSHSPSLDGSPKRLKDIEKFIGLDSAFRESCAPKDGKRKPMDSLGGESMPIPTIDTSRLQRLPSKELPDSSSPVPTNNIRVIKNSIRLTLNR, encoded by the exons ATGAAAGAAATGTCAGC AAGTGCTGTGCTGGAGACCCAGCGTCAAAAGCATTATGGAATTACATCTCCAATTAGTTTGGCACCACCCAAAGAAGTAGATCATATttatacacagaagttaattgAAGCCATGAAACCTTTTGGAGTATTTGAAGATGAAGAGGAATTAAATCACAG gCTTGTTGTTCTTGGCAAACTGAATAATTTGGTAAAAGAATGGATTTCAGAGCTCAGTGAAAGTAAG aaTCTACCACCTTCTGTTGTGGCTAATGTTGGTGGTAAGATTTTTACCTTTGGATCTTATAGACTGGGAGTACACACTAAAG GTGCTGACATTGATGCACTATGTGTTGCACCCAGACATGTGGAAAGATCTGatttttttcagtccttttttGAGAAACTCAAACATCAGGATGGAATTAGAAATTTAAGGGCAA TAGAAGATGCTTACGTGCCAGTTGTCAAATTTGAATTTGATGGTATTGAG ATTGATCTTGTGTTTGCAAGACTGGCAATACAAACTGTTTCTGATAACTTAGATCTACGCGATGATTCACGTCTGAGAAGCCTAGATATAAGGTGTATCCGAAGCCTCAATg GTTGCAGAGTTACAGATGAAATTTTGCATTTGGTGCCAAATAAGGAAACTTTTAGACTAACTCTTAGAGCAGTCAAACTGTGGGCAAAAA GACGAGGGATTTATTCCAACATGCTAGGATTTCTTGGTGGTGTCTCTTGGGCAATGTTGGTTGCAAGAACTTGTCAATTATATCCAAATGCAGCGGCATCAACCCTAGTCCACAAGTTCTTTTTAGTATTTTCAAAGTG GGAATggccaaatccagtgcttttgaAACAACCTGAAGACAGCAATCTGAATTTACCTGTTTGGGATCCTAGG GTGAATCCATCTGATAGATATCATCTCATGCCCATAATCACCCCTGCCTATCCACAACAGAATTCTACATATAATGTATCTACATCAACTCGGACAGTAATGGTAGAAGAGTTCAAACAAG GTCTTGCAGTAACAAATGAAATACTTCAAGGAAAATCAGACTGGTCCAAACTTCTTGAACCAccaaatttttttcagaaatacaG GCATTATATAGTATTGACTGCCAGTGCATCCACAGAAGAAAACCATTTAGAATG ggtTGGCTTAGTAGAATCTAAAATCCGTGTACTTGTTGGAAATTTGGAGCGGAATGAATTTATTACTCTTGCCCATGTTAATCCTCAGTCATTTCCAGGGAACAAGGAACATTATAAAGA gagtGACTACGTATCAATGTGGTTCCTTGGAATAATTTTCCGGCGGGTTGAAAATGCAGAAAGTGTTAACATAGACTTAACATATGATATTCAGTCTTTTACTGATACAG TATATAGGCAAGCAAATAACATAAACATgttaaaagaaggaatgaagatcGAAGCAACTCATGTAAAGAAAAAGCAGCTTCATCATTATCTTCCTGcagaaattttccaaaaaaaaaagaaa CAAAGCCTACAAGATATTAATCGAAGTGCTAGTGGTCTTCAGTCAAAGAGATCATCCCTGGATGGAAATTGCTTGGATAGTTCCAGAGACACTGATAATGGAACACCTTTTAATTCCCCTGTGTTATTAAACAAGCATTCCAAGCCTGAGAGTCCTCCTGTGGTAGAAATGGAAAG CAGTTGTGCTGAACCTGATGAAATGGCACCTGCCACCATTGCAGAAAAGCCATTGGATGTTGTTCCTTCACCTCCAATTCAAGGATTATCTATCCCAGTTATTGGTTCAA AAATTGATTCAACAATAAAAGCCATATCACCTCCAGCTATCTGCACCATTCCAACTGTAGTAGGAAGAAATGTCATTCCTCGTATAATAACATCCCATAATCTAGTCCAAGGGCAGCAACATCAAAATGGGATGTTAAGTGTAACATCTAAGAGTGCTATATCCAAAAGATCTCATTCACCTTCCTTAGATGGATCTCCCAAAAGGTTGAAAGACATAGAAAAG